A single Tenacibaculum sp. Bg11-29 DNA region contains:
- a CDS encoding thioredoxin family protein has product MNKIIFLTFVLVGVTIVKAQESKNVTWFTNIEEAQKMAKEKNKKVFVYFSGSDWCKPCKELKNEVLSSEEFKKKAFLEYVLVNIDFPRNRRKLTKERINYIEESAEKYNNLGAFPFVAILSDKALVINTVDGYKSETAAYYIENYL; this is encoded by the coding sequence ATGAATAAAATTATATTTTTGACTTTTGTTTTAGTAGGAGTAACAATTGTAAAAGCTCAAGAGTCAAAAAATGTTACGTGGTTTACAAATATCGAAGAGGCTCAAAAAATGGCGAAGGAAAAGAATAAAAAAGTATTCGTGTACTTTTCTGGCTCTGATTGGTGTAAACCTTGTAAAGAATTAAAAAATGAAGTTTTATCTTCTGAGGAATTTAAGAAAAAAGCATTTTTAGAATATGTTTTAGTAAATATAGACTTCCCTCGTAATAGAAGAAAATTAACGAAAGAGCGTATTAATTACATAGAAGAATCAGCTGAAAAATATAATAATTTAGGTGCTTTCCCTTTTGTTGCTATTTTAAGTGATAAGGCATTAGTTATTAATACGGTAGATGGTTATAAAAGCGAAACGGCTGCATACTACATCGAAAATTATTTATAA
- a CDS encoding gliding motility-associated C-terminal domain-containing protein, whose amino-acid sequence MVKKIFFILLVILHFSTSYAANKIYTINDLDKHQNSLTEVTICEGENLALTAHFYLGANYQWFTPDKKIISTIDLVRTNVSTEMAGIYILIINNNGCDDKAEIDVIIITKPNAGLDGYLEIIKGLTPTQEELFSALGGTPDKDGIWTKNKNNLYTYTVSSKNNCKSNSKATVKIIESIEITNGFSPNNDQVNDTWIITSSLLKKYPKNNLLVFNRHGNKVYEASPYNNDWDGIANSNLIINKNTKLPPGPYYYILKLNNPSNNFFKGWVYINY is encoded by the coding sequence ATGGTTAAAAAAATATTCTTTATTCTTTTAGTAATATTACATTTTAGTACATCATATGCCGCAAATAAAATTTATACGATAAATGATTTAGATAAACATCAAAATAGTTTAACAGAAGTCACCATTTGTGAAGGAGAAAATTTAGCACTTACTGCTCATTTTTATTTAGGCGCTAATTATCAATGGTTTACTCCTGACAAAAAAATAATAAGTACAATTGATTTAGTTCGCACCAATGTTTCTACAGAAATGGCAGGTATTTATATCTTGATTATAAATAACAATGGGTGTGATGATAAAGCGGAAATTGATGTTATTATTATAACCAAACCAAACGCTGGATTAGATGGCTATCTAGAAATTATAAAAGGACTTACACCTACTCAAGAGGAATTATTTAGTGCTTTAGGTGGAACCCCTGATAAAGATGGCATTTGGACAAAAAACAAAAACAACCTTTATACATATACTGTAAGTTCAAAAAACAATTGCAAAAGTAATAGTAAAGCTACTGTAAAAATTATTGAAAGTATTGAAATAACAAATGGATTTTCTCCTAATAATGATCAGGTTAATGATACTTGGATAATTACCTCTAGTTTATTAAAAAAATATCCTAAAAATAATCTTCTTGTATTTAATAGACATGGGAATAAAGTATATGAAGCATCTCCATATAACAACGATTGGGATGGTATAGCAAATTCAAACTTAATCATTAATAAAAATACTAAACTTCCTCCAGGTCCTTATTATTACATATTAAAATTAAACAACCCTAGCAATAATTTTTTTAAAGGCTGGGTTTATATTAACTATTAA
- a CDS encoding FAD:protein FMN transferase, protein MIRKYCSLLFIILSISLTGQELYKEKLLLMGVDFEFTVVTETKDEAAFFVKEAIKETVRIEDLISSWKLTSQTSKITKNAGIKPVKVSRELVDLIQRSKRISKLTNGCFDISFASLDKFWYFNKPMKNLPDSLLILNSVKKIDYRNIIINEEKSTVFLLKRGMRIGFGSIGKGYVAEKVKEKLKKIGVKAGLVNAGGDLTTWGNHPITKKWVIKIADPNKVLNNIGSFKLHNNSVVTSGNYAKYIQFNGIKYSHIINPKTGWPVRGVKSVTIFCENTELGDALATSVYIMGKEKGLDLINKLRGVECLLITNKNKILKSNNLKLN, encoded by the coding sequence ATGATAAGAAAATATTGTTCATTATTGTTCATTATTCTTTCTATTTCTTTAACAGGACAAGAGTTATACAAAGAAAAATTGCTTTTAATGGGAGTCGATTTTGAATTTACTGTTGTAACGGAAACTAAAGATGAAGCTGCTTTTTTTGTAAAAGAAGCGATTAAAGAAACAGTACGAATAGAAGATTTAATATCATCATGGAAATTAACATCTCAAACTTCAAAAATAACAAAAAATGCAGGGATAAAGCCTGTAAAAGTAAGTCGTGAATTAGTTGATTTAATTCAACGAAGTAAGAGAATATCTAAGTTAACGAATGGATGTTTTGATATTAGTTTTGCTTCGTTAGATAAATTTTGGTACTTCAATAAACCAATGAAAAATTTACCAGACAGTCTGCTTATTTTAAACTCTGTTAAAAAAATTGATTATAGAAATATTATAATCAATGAAGAAAAAAGTACCGTGTTTTTATTAAAGAGAGGAATGAGAATTGGTTTTGGATCTATTGGTAAAGGTTATGTCGCAGAAAAAGTAAAAGAGAAATTAAAAAAGATAGGAGTAAAAGCTGGTTTAGTGAATGCAGGTGGAGATTTAACGACTTGGGGTAATCATCCAATAACCAAAAAATGGGTTATAAAAATCGCAGACCCTAATAAAGTATTAAATAACATTGGTTCATTTAAATTACATAATAATTCTGTAGTAACTTCAGGTAATTATGCGAAATATATACAATTTAATGGTATTAAATATTCGCATATAATTAACCCTAAAACAGGTTGGCCTGTTAGAGGTGTAAAAAGTGTAACTATTTTTTGTGAAAATACCGAGTTAGGAGATGCTTTAGCAACATCAGTTTACATTATGGGAAAAGAAAAAGGGCTTGATTTAATAAATAAATTAAGAGGGGTAGAATGCTTACTGATTACTAATAAAAATAAAATACTTAAATCAAATAATTTAAAATTAAACTAA
- a CDS encoding ABC transporter ATP-binding protein: MLLEVKGVKKTFNKGEIVALNNVSLSLIKGNIVAIVGESGSGKTTLIRLITGLEVIDAGTILLKNKVVSSNSIFIEPQFRNVGMVFQDYALFPHFTIFDNIAYGISKLSNKKERVKEVLDLVGLSDKEKNYPHELSGGQQQRVALARALAPKPELLILDEPFSNLDVILRNQLRKDVQRILKETNTTAIFVTHDIKDAIEISDEILVLQNGNVLQQGITKEVYENPEDSYVKLLFENI; the protein is encoded by the coding sequence ATGTTATTAGAAGTAAAAGGAGTTAAAAAAACATTTAATAAAGGAGAAATAGTTGCGTTGAATAATGTTTCTTTATCTTTAATTAAAGGAAATATTGTTGCAATAGTAGGAGAGAGTGGAAGCGGGAAAACTACACTAATTCGTTTAATAACGGGTTTAGAAGTTATAGATGCAGGCACTATTTTATTAAAAAATAAAGTAGTTTCTTCAAATTCAATTTTTATAGAACCACAGTTTAGAAATGTAGGAATGGTTTTTCAAGATTATGCATTATTTCCTCACTTTACAATATTTGATAATATTGCTTACGGAATTTCTAAATTATCAAACAAGAAAGAAAGAGTAAAAGAAGTATTAGATTTAGTAGGGTTATCTGATAAAGAGAAAAATTATCCACATGAATTATCAGGAGGTCAACAACAACGTGTTGCCTTGGCAAGAGCATTAGCACCAAAACCTGAATTATTAATTTTAGATGAACCTTTTAGTAATTTAGATGTTATTTTAAGAAATCAGTTACGTAAAGACGTTCAAAGAATCTTGAAGGAAACTAATACAACTGCAATTTTTGTTACACATGATATTAAAGATGCTATTGAAATTTCTGATGAAATATTAGTATTACAAAATGGAAATGTATTGCAACAAGGAATAACAAAAGAGGTTTATGAAAACCCAGAAGATAGTTATGTGAAGTTACTATTTGAAAATATATAA
- a CDS encoding Fe(3+) ABC transporter substrate-binding protein has translation MKQIILIFIASIVLFSCKSEQKKEIKKQEVNVYTHRHYKADQELFAQFEKETGIKVNVVNAKADELMQKMSIEGEQSPADVLITVDAGRLVRAKKKGLLQAATSEFLNKTIPSHLKDKDNNWFALTKRARVIVYNPKKVTEEELTTYEDLTGAKWKNRILIRSSGNIYNQSLLASIIANKGEEKATEWANGIVANMARSPKGNDRDQVKAVVAGEGDIAVVNTYYIGKLLNSKNPEEVKAGKGVKIFFPNQNDSGTHINVSGAGVAKYAPNKVNAIKFIEFLASKKSQEVFAKANYEYPVNLEVSPSYLLESWGSFKEDNLSLTKLGENNKKAVLTFDIAGWK, from the coding sequence ATGAAACAAATCATATTAATTTTTATAGCGTCAATTGTACTTTTTTCTTGTAAATCAGAACAAAAAAAAGAAATTAAAAAACAAGAAGTAAACGTATATACACACCGTCATTATAAAGCAGATCAAGAGTTATTTGCACAGTTTGAAAAAGAAACAGGAATTAAAGTAAATGTAGTAAATGCAAAGGCCGATGAGTTAATGCAAAAAATGAGCATTGAAGGAGAACAATCTCCTGCTGATGTTTTAATAACAGTTGATGCTGGCCGTTTAGTAAGAGCAAAAAAGAAAGGATTATTACAAGCAGCTACTTCAGAATTTTTGAACAAAACGATTCCTTCTCATTTAAAAGATAAAGATAATAACTGGTTTGCTTTAACAAAAAGAGCACGTGTTATTGTGTATAATCCAAAGAAAGTAACCGAGGAAGAATTAACGACTTATGAAGACTTAACGGGAGCTAAATGGAAAAATAGAATTTTAATTCGTTCATCAGGTAATATCTACAATCAATCATTATTAGCTTCAATTATAGCGAATAAAGGTGAAGAAAAAGCAACAGAATGGGCAAACGGTATTGTTGCTAATATGGCACGTTCACCAAAAGGAAACGATAGAGATCAAGTAAAAGCTGTAGTTGCTGGTGAAGGAGATATTGCAGTAGTTAATACATATTATATTGGTAAGTTATTAAATTCTAAAAATCCAGAAGAAGTAAAAGCAGGTAAAGGAGTTAAAATATTTTTTCCTAACCAAAATGACAGCGGAACACATATTAATGTTAGTGGAGCAGGAGTAGCAAAATATGCACCTAATAAAGTAAACGCAATTAAATTTATAGAATTTTTAGCAAGTAAAAAATCACAAGAAGTATTTGCAAAAGCAAATTACGAATATCCAGTAAACCTTGAAGTTTCACCGTCATATTTATTAGAGTCTTGGGGAAGTTTTAAAGAAGATAATTTATCATTAACTAAACTAGGAGAGAACAATAAAAAAGCGGTATTAACTTTTGATATTGCTGGGTGGAAATAA
- a CDS encoding type IX secretion system membrane protein PorP/SprF, producing the protein MKITTIFQALLLIILCNINNSLGQNTSDFSVFNHSLNIINPAFTGVNGKTQIASNYKKIWAGIENSIHSSIISFSMPTKKGIGIGVNVINDSFYLFNKSNISGNVSYKVKLNLENELLFGLKASLKFFSPNLNRIKTFEKNDPSFTKNIDIISPNISIGLAFKNERYFIHFSVLNILKEVKNNVKITETSNLMRANFGMGIYHELNNNLGLTTTSLFRTMQGTPVSIDITSMLTVNNKYDIGLTYRYNAALMTNFLINTTNWLQLGYSYGIPINEIAKNNNGTHEFFIRIHLKEETNNSFKSRLKCF; encoded by the coding sequence ATGAAAATTACAACTATTTTTCAAGCTTTATTATTAATAATTTTATGTAATATTAATAATTCACTAGGGCAAAATACATCTGATTTCTCAGTTTTCAACCATAGTTTAAACATTATAAATCCTGCTTTTACAGGTGTAAATGGTAAAACTCAAATAGCTTCAAATTATAAAAAAATTTGGGCAGGTATTGAAAACTCAATACACTCAAGTATTATTTCGTTTAGTATGCCTACAAAAAAAGGAATAGGTATCGGTGTAAACGTTATTAATGATAGTTTTTACTTATTTAATAAATCAAATATCTCAGGAAATGTATCTTATAAGGTTAAATTAAACTTAGAAAACGAATTATTATTTGGTTTAAAAGCCTCCTTAAAATTCTTTAGCCCTAATTTAAATAGAATCAAAACTTTTGAAAAAAATGACCCTTCATTCACTAAAAACATCGATATAATTTCGCCTAATATTTCTATTGGTTTGGCTTTCAAAAACGAGCGATATTTTATTCACTTTTCTGTCTTAAATATTCTAAAAGAAGTAAAAAATAATGTAAAAATTACAGAAACTTCAAATTTAATGCGTGCTAATTTTGGTATGGGAATTTATCATGAACTAAATAATAATTTAGGCTTAACGACAACATCTTTATTTCGAACAATGCAAGGTACCCCGGTTTCTATTGACATTACATCAATGCTTACGGTTAACAATAAATACGATATTGGTTTAACTTATAGATATAACGCTGCTTTAATGACTAATTTTCTTATTAACACCACGAATTGGTTACAGTTAGGATATAGTTATGGTATCCCCATAAATGAAATTGCAAAAAATAATAACGGTACTCACGAATTTTTTATACGAATACACTTAAAAGAAGAAACAAATAATTCTTTTAAATCAAGGCTCAAATGTTTTTAA
- a CDS encoding gliding motility-associated C-terminal domain-containing protein, protein MKKITFLFLSFLSITIYSQGSDVTIGTPICGSSISKNAPASYDYVLEKENSWVTMLYKASQISGSGKIKGLAFFADCVASKDCNFDTAKNQKIYLKEVDFSEFNSASEPDLSTFTKVYDGDITWRRGKNNIENSKTQITFQNEFNYNGNKNLLIYFSNENNKPLGGFSGCGSSPPFLWNYAGEKTIIYEFFKNGEKNGTGSYSKELPVIRLYFDEINTEDFTPSIEKTLITASPTKITANGVSSSLITVQLYNKNGAILNHSNQTITLNTTAGLLGTITDKNDGSYTAFLTSSTLEETAIITGTLNGIDIIDTEKVEFIKKNGSGGNPNNSNPTSLVQGFSPNGDGTNDTWKILPNVHLTYPNNSLLVFNRLGYKVYEASPYKNDWNGESNGRITISKSSKLPVGSYYFVFNTGKNKQVFKGWLYINY, encoded by the coding sequence ATGAAAAAAATAACTTTTCTTTTTTTATCTTTCTTATCAATTACTATATATTCACAAGGTAGTGATGTTACAATTGGTACTCCTATATGTGGCAGTTCTATAAGTAAAAACGCCCCAGCTAGTTATGATTATGTTCTTGAAAAAGAGAATAGCTGGGTAACTATGTTATATAAAGCATCACAAATATCTGGCTCTGGAAAAATAAAAGGGCTCGCTTTTTTTGCCGATTGTGTTGCTTCTAAAGATTGTAATTTTGATACAGCAAAAAACCAAAAAATATATTTGAAAGAGGTTGATTTCTCTGAATTTAATTCTGCATCCGAACCCGATTTATCTACTTTTACAAAAGTATATGATGGAGATATTACTTGGAGAAGAGGAAAAAATAATATCGAAAATTCTAAAACTCAAATTACTTTTCAAAACGAATTTAATTATAATGGCAATAAGAATTTACTTATTTATTTTAGTAATGAGAATAACAAACCTTTAGGTGGTTTTAGTGGTTGTGGTAGCTCTCCTCCTTTTTTGTGGAATTACGCTGGTGAAAAAACTATTATTTATGAGTTTTTTAAAAATGGAGAAAAAAATGGAACTGGAAGTTATAGTAAAGAATTACCTGTTATCCGTTTATACTTTGATGAAATAAACACAGAAGATTTTACTCCTTCAATAGAGAAAACATTAATTACAGCTTCTCCTACAAAAATTACAGCTAATGGTGTTTCTTCTAGCCTTATAACAGTGCAATTATATAATAAAAATGGTGCAATTTTAAACCATTCAAATCAAACAATAACTCTAAATACTACCGCTGGTCTTTTAGGTACCATTACAGATAAAAATGATGGTTCTTACACCGCTTTTTTAACCAGTAGTACCTTAGAAGAGACAGCTATTATTACTGGTACATTAAACGGTATAGATATAATTGATACTGAAAAAGTAGAATTTATCAAAAAGAATGGCTCTGGAGGAAACCCTAATAATTCAAACCCTACAAGTTTAGTACAAGGATTCTCCCCTAATGGTGATGGGACTAATGATACTTGGAAAATTTTACCAAATGTACATTTAACATACCCTAATAATAGTCTGTTAGTTTTTAATAGACTTGGGTATAAAGTGTATGAAGCTTCTCCTTATAAAAATGATTGGAATGGAGAATCTAATGGAAGAATAACTATTTCTAAAAGCTCTAAACTTCCTGTAGGTTCTTACTACTTCGTTTTTAATACAGGTAAAAACAAGCAGGTTTTTAAAGGATGGTTGTATATAAATTATTAA
- a CDS encoding immunoglobulin domain-containing protein — MIKKLLSTTLLLFCCLAILGNNTAVSKTTIPPPSLPKITLCENENLELTAEDAGIGATYEWTRGAVVKSNTIDLIINNVTLSDAGTYTLTVTKNGCLNTVDILVKINEALDTPILNNTPAYCASDGTSKITNYDATVTYVFTPTGATVNATGEIQNMVIGTSYTVIAEKLTCQSNNSVTIKNDAMLPTPNLPTLNNTPASCADDGANQIDNYDATVTYVFTPIGPTVNATGEIQNMVIGTSYTVIAKKGTCQSNNSASFQNDVMLPSPKAIIKLK, encoded by the coding sequence ATGATAAAAAAATTATTATCAACTACCCTATTATTATTCTGTTGCCTTGCTATTCTAGGAAACAACACAGCTGTATCAAAAACAACTATCCCCCCTCCTTCTTTACCAAAAATTACACTATGTGAAAATGAAAACTTAGAACTTACAGCAGAAGATGCTGGAATTGGAGCAACTTATGAATGGACTAGAGGAGCTGTTGTAAAATCAAATACTATAGATTTAATTATAAATAATGTTACTTTATCTGATGCAGGAACATACACCTTAACAGTAACGAAAAATGGTTGTTTAAATACGGTTGATATTCTTGTCAAAATAAACGAAGCTCTTGATACACCAATATTAAACAACACACCTGCTTATTGTGCTTCTGATGGTACTAGTAAAATTACAAATTATGACGCTACTGTAACTTACGTTTTTACTCCTACAGGAGCTACTGTTAATGCTACTGGTGAAATTCAAAATATGGTTATTGGAACGTCATATACTGTAATAGCTGAAAAATTAACATGTCAATCTAATAATTCAGTTACTATTAAAAATGACGCAATGTTACCAACTCCTAACTTACCAACGTTAAACAATACACCTGCTTCTTGTGCTGATGATGGTGCTAATCAAATTGATAATTATGATGCTACTGTTACTTACGTTTTTACTCCCATAGGACCTACTGTTAATGCTACTGGTGAAATTCAAAACATGGTTATTGGAACTTCATATACTGTAATCGCTAAAAAAGGAACCTGTCAATCTAATAACTCGGCATCTTTTCAAAATGATGTGATGCTACCGAGCCCCAAAGCAATTATTAAACTAAAATAA
- a CDS encoding type IX secretion system membrane protein PorP/SprF, translating to MSFQKTLLISTLILNFCAFSQNKVSYSLYNYNLNLINPAFAGQKNHTSILINSKSQWVGIPDAPKTNTISLNIPLNEHVGAGLNIINDKVFIFNQTQISLDASYKLKVSDNHNLLFGIRGQANLYSGDFNTIKTEVNNDAFFAESINTFSPNFSIGTALIHENYYIHTTINTLLIDDRYKELNNSKKEKKLNMNIGGGYIIKLNDYLKLTPSTLITIVQGTPLVFDLNTDLEIKEKYNLGFSYSFNNSIQINGKITTTEWIDLGYSYSMYTNKISPYQSGTHEFFALFNLDTIF from the coding sequence ATGTCATTTCAAAAAACATTACTGATAAGTACTTTAATTCTTAATTTTTGTGCTTTCTCTCAAAATAAGGTAAGTTATTCTTTATATAATTATAACTTAAACTTAATAAATCCTGCTTTTGCAGGTCAAAAAAACCATACATCAATACTTATAAATTCTAAAAGTCAATGGGTTGGAATTCCTGATGCACCTAAAACGAATACAATTTCTTTAAATATTCCTTTGAACGAACATGTTGGGGCAGGATTAAATATTATTAATGATAAAGTCTTTATTTTTAACCAAACACAAATTTCTTTAGACGCTTCTTATAAGTTAAAAGTAAGTGATAATCATAATTTACTATTTGGTATTAGAGGCCAAGCAAATTTATATAGTGGAGATTTTAATACTATTAAAACTGAAGTAAATAATGATGCTTTTTTTGCTGAATCTATTAATACATTTAGTCCTAACTTCTCTATCGGTACTGCATTAATACATGAAAATTATTATATCCATACAACAATAAATACTTTGTTAATTGATGATCGTTATAAGGAACTTAATAACTCTAAAAAGGAAAAAAAATTAAATATGAACATAGGAGGTGGTTATATTATTAAGTTGAATGATTATTTAAAGCTAACCCCGTCTACCCTAATTACAATTGTACAAGGTACTCCATTAGTTTTTGATTTAAATACAGATTTAGAAATCAAAGAAAAATATAATCTAGGGTTTTCTTATTCATTTAATAATTCTATTCAAATAAACGGTAAAATAACTACTACAGAATGGATTGACTTAGGTTATAGTTATAGTATGTATACAAATAAAATAAGCCCTTATCAAAGCGGAACTCATGAGTTTTTTGCTTTATTTAATTTAGATACTATTTTTTAA
- a CDS encoding DUF4266 domain-containing protein has product MIKKTFMILLIAIIFSNCASVKPYQKMYLNDEDMALSSRKIEQYEISSQNYREGASGANGGKSGGGCGCN; this is encoded by the coding sequence ATGATAAAAAAAACATTTATGATTTTACTTATCGCAATCATTTTTTCAAATTGTGCAAGTGTAAAACCATATCAAAAAATGTATTTAAATGATGAAGATATGGCATTATCATCGAGAAAAATTGAACAGTATGAGATAAGTTCACAAAATTATAGAGAAGGAGCGTCAGGTGCTAACGGAGGTAAATCGGGAGGAGGATGTGGATGCAACTAA
- a CDS encoding iron ABC transporter permease: MKYSIKNIQRDTNKWSIFLLTIVLFVAIPILIVFINLLYGPGETWNHLVDNLLPNYIKNSVLLIFGTSILTLLLGISSAWIVSRYYIPLKKQLEWLLILPLAIPSYITAYAYAGIFDYGGIIENVFGVKIDVMNHLGLIFVLSISLYPYVYVASRAFFLNQSNNIIEASKLLGAGERKTFFKLILPLARPAFIGGLILVLMEVLNDYGAAKYYGINTFTTGIFRAWFSLEEPETAIYLSAILVIIIFLLITVEKWQRRKIRYFNATKNHQKVKIATISNKLKIVFFTIAFIPVLFGFLLPLFQLLYWAFLTYKEVFTSEFIYLSIESLGVATISAFCTVFFALLLIFLSKWNRLSWMKSIAKIGVLGYAIPGAVIAVGVLIPTLSLDKWLVIFMKNIFDVKIGFIINGTIMVLVYAYIVRFLAVAYNPIESNALKFGNSLSEASRILGSGNISTFIRIEFPLLKSAILSAFILVFVDVMKELPLTLILKPYHINTLAVKAYEYASDELIAEAALPSLFIILTGIMPILFLNRLIAKES; this comes from the coding sequence GTGAAATACAGTATTAAGAACATACAAAGAGATACCAATAAATGGTCAATATTTTTATTGACCATTGTTTTGTTTGTAGCTATTCCTATACTTATTGTTTTTATTAATTTACTTTATGGTCCGGGTGAAACATGGAATCATTTAGTCGATAATTTATTACCAAACTATATTAAAAACTCAGTTTTATTGATTTTTGGTACAAGCATTTTAACATTGCTTTTAGGTATTTCATCTGCTTGGATAGTTTCTCGTTATTATATTCCATTAAAAAAGCAATTAGAATGGTTATTAATACTTCCACTAGCAATTCCATCATATATTACGGCGTATGCGTATGCGGGTATTTTTGATTATGGCGGAATTATAGAAAATGTATTTGGTGTTAAGATTGATGTAATGAATCATTTAGGGCTAATTTTTGTGCTTAGTATTTCATTATATCCTTATGTATATGTAGCGTCAAGAGCTTTCTTTTTAAATCAATCTAATAATATAATAGAGGCTTCAAAATTATTAGGAGCAGGAGAGCGAAAAACATTCTTTAAATTGATTTTACCATTGGCACGACCTGCATTTATTGGTGGTTTAATTTTGGTTTTGATGGAAGTGTTAAATGATTATGGTGCGGCTAAATATTACGGGATAAATACATTTACTACAGGGATTTTTAGAGCTTGGTTTTCTTTAGAAGAACCAGAAACAGCCATTTATTTATCAGCCATTTTAGTAATAATAATATTTTTATTAATAACGGTAGAAAAATGGCAACGAAGAAAGATAAGGTACTTTAATGCTACTAAAAATCATCAAAAGGTAAAAATAGCAACTATTTCCAATAAATTGAAAATAGTTTTCTTTACAATTGCCTTTATACCTGTGTTATTTGGTTTTTTATTACCGTTATTTCAATTATTATATTGGGCATTTTTAACTTACAAAGAAGTATTTACTTCTGAGTTTATATATTTATCAATTGAGAGTTTAGGAGTGGCAACGATTTCAGCATTTTGCACCGTTTTTTTTGCTTTACTCTTAATATTTTTATCAAAATGGAATCGATTATCATGGATGAAATCTATTGCAAAAATAGGTGTTTTAGGATATGCAATTCCAGGAGCAGTAATTGCAGTAGGTGTTTTAATACCTACATTATCTTTAGATAAATGGCTGGTGATTTTTATGAAGAATATATTTGATGTAAAGATTGGCTTTATAATAAACGGAACGATAATGGTTTTAGTTTATGCTTATATTGTTCGTTTTTTGGCAGTTGCTTATAATCCTATAGAATCAAATGCGTTAAAATTTGGTAATTCATTATCAGAAGCGTCAAGAATTTTAGGGAGTGGTAATATTAGTACATTTATAAGAATTGAGTTTCCGCTATTAAAATCAGCAATATTAAGTGCTTTTATTTTGGTTTTTGTAGATGTAATGAAAGAACTGCCTTTAACTTTAATTTTAAAGCCATATCATATAAATACATTAGCTGTTAAGGCATATGAGTATGCAAGTGATGAGTTAATTGCAGAAGCAGCATTGCCATCATTATTTATTATTTTAACAGGAATAATGCCTATATTATTTTTAAATAGATTAATAGCTAAAGAAAGTTAA